The following coding sequences are from one Sciurus carolinensis chromosome 11, mSciCar1.2, whole genome shotgun sequence window:
- the LOC124960048 gene encoding olfactory receptor 10AG1-like, whose product MKLEEIETEDNVSTVVQFVLLIFSELPNLQGFLSGLFSIIYMVVLIGNSLIVIITRLDPALHKPMYFFLANFSILEICYVSVTLPRKLVSLWTQKRKISLLSCATQMCFFFVLGTAECFLLAVMSYDRYVAICKPLHYPLVMNPKKCHQLAAGAWLGGMSVQVGQTWQIFSLHFCHSNQINHFFCDIPPLLKLACGDTSVHEMSVYVVVIFIAVVHFMLIVVSYSKIMGTILRLPTAQGCTKAFSTCSSHLLVVVLFFGSASITYFRPTSSHSAGTDKLLSLFYTIVTPMFNPVIYSLRNQDVLAALRRLCLET is encoded by the coding sequence ATGAAGCTTGAAGAGATAGAAACAGAAGATAATGTCTCCACAGTGGTGCAGTTTGTCCTTCTGATATTTTCTGAACTTCCAAACCTCCAGGGGTTTCTGTCTGGGCTGTTCTCCATCATTTACATGGTTGTTCTCATTGGGAACAGCCTCATAGTCATAATAACCAGGCTTGACCCTGCACTGCACAAACCCATGTATTTTTTCCTGGCAAATTTTTCTATTCTGGAAATCTGCTATGTTTCAGTCACTCTCCCCAGGAAGCTGGTCAGTCTTTGgactcagaaaaggaaaatttccCTACTGAGTTGTGCCACCCAAATGTGCTTCTTCTTTGTACTGGGAACTGCAGAATGCTTCCTCCTGGCTGTGAtgtcctatgaccgctatgtggctaTCTGCAAACCTCTGCACTACCCTTTAGTGATGAACCCAAAGAAGTGCCATCAACTGGCAGCTGGTGCCTGGCTTGGGGGAATGTCAGTCCAGGTAGGACAGACATGGCAGATATTCTCTCTGCATTTCTGTCATTCTAACCAAAtcaaccacttcttctgtgacataCCTCCCCTTCTTAAGCTAGCCTGCGGGGACACTTCAGTGCATGAGATGTCTGTCTATGTAGTAGTGATATTCATTGCTGTGGTCCATTTTATGCTGATAGTTGTCTCTTACAGCAAGATCATGGGTACCATTCTGAGGTTGCCCACAGCCCAAGGATGCACCAAGGCATTCTCCACATGCTCCTCCCACCTGCtggttgtggttttattttttggatcAGCTTCCATTACCTACTTCAGGCCCACATCCAGCCATTCTGCAGGAACTGACAAACTGCTCTCTCTGTTCTACACCATAGTGACTCCCATGTTCAATCCTGTGATCTACAGTCTCAGGAACCAGGATGTGCTTGCTGCTCTCAGAAGATTATGCCTTGAAACATAG
- the LOC124959973 gene encoding olfactory receptor 10AG1-like — MKLEEIEAEDNVSTVVQFVLLGFSELPNLQGFLSGLFSIIYMVVLIGNSLIVIITRLDPALHKPMYFFLANFSILEICYVSVILPRMLASLWTQDRSISLLGCATQLCFFLVLGTTECFLLAVMSYDRYVAICKPLHYPLVMNPKKCHQLAAGAWLGGMPVQVGQTWQIFSLHFCHSNQINHFFCDIPPILKLACGDTSVHEMSVYVVVVLVAAVPFVLILASYSKIIGTILRLPTAQGRTKAFSTCSSHLLVVVLFFGSASITYFRPTSSHSAGTDKLLSLFYTIVTPMFNPVIYSLRNQDVLAALRRFWLKM, encoded by the coding sequence ATGAAGCTTGAAGAGATAGAAGCAGAAGACAATGTCTCCACAGTGGTGCAGTTTGTCCTGCTGGGATTTTCTGAACTTCCAAACCTCCAGGGGTTTCTGTCTGGGCTGTTCTCCATCATTTACATGGTTGTCCTCATTGGGAACAGCCTCATAGTCATAATAACCAGGCTTGACCCTGCATTACACAAACCCATGTATTTTTTCCTGGCAAATTTTTCTATTCTGGAAATCTGTTATGTTTCAGTCATTCTCCCTAGGATGCTGGCCAGCCTTTGGACTCAGGATAGGAGCATCTCCTTACTGGGCTGTGCCACCCAATTGTGCTTCTTCCTTGTATTGGGGACCACGGAATGCTTCCTCCTGGCTGTGAtgtcctatgaccgctatgtggccatctgcaaacctcTGCACTATCCTCTAGTCATGAACCCAAAGAAGTGCCATCAACTGGCAGCTGGCGCCTGGCTTGGGGGAATGCCAGTCCAGGTAGGGCAGACATGGCAGATATTCTCTCTGCATTTCTGTCATTCTAACCAAATCAACCACTTCTTTTGTGACATACCCCCCATTCTCAAGCTAGCCTGTGGTGACACTTCAGTGCATGAGATGTCTGTCTACGTGGTTGTGGTGTTGGTTGCTGCCGTCCCTTTTGTGTTGATACTAGCCTCTTACAGCAAGATCATTGGCACCATTCTGAGGTTGCCCACAGCCCAAGGACGCACTAAGGCATTCTCCACATGCTCCTCCCACCTGCtggttgtggttttattttttggatcAGCTTCCATTACCTACTTCAGGCCCACATCCAGCCATTCTGCAGGAACTGACAAACTGCTCTCTCTGTTCTACACCATAGTGACTCCCATGTTCAATCCTGTGATCTACAGCCTCAGGAACCAGGATGTGCTTGCTGCACTCAGAAGATTTTGGCTTAAAATGTAG